Part of the Sulfitobacter alexandrii genome, ACCTTCTTCTTCGACTTCGCGTCACCTTACGCCTATTTCGCCTTCGACCGGGTCATCGCCCTGGCCGAAGAACACGCCGTGCCCCTTCACCTGCGCCCCGCGCTTGTCTGGGCCATCCTCAAGGAGCAGGGCATCCCCCCTCCCCTCGACAGCCCGGCGCGCGATGCCTATTTCCGCGCCGACATGCCGCGCTCCGCCGCTTTTCATGGAGTCGCGTACAATCATCCGCCCGACATGCCGATTTCGGCCCACCTGGCGGCGCAGCTCTGGCTGGGGCACCCGGAGGCGGTGCGGATCGACCTCGCGCGCAGGATCTTCCGCGCCCGCTTTGTCGACGGCAGGGACATCCGCGATCGCAACACTCTTGTGGCTCTATCCGGCGCATTAGGCACGTCGCAGGCGGATGCGCTGTCGTTCATGGATGCTGACACCAACCGGGCCGATCTGGCCCGCGGTGTTGCCGATGCCGTCGCTGCCGGGGCTCCCGGCATCCCGTTCCTCATCTGGCGGGGCGAAGGTTTCTTCGGCGCCGACCGCCTGCCCCAGCTGCGGTGGCGGCTGGAGCATACGTTGACTTGACCGCCGGTTCCGCTATCGGTTTCCTGAACCGAACAACGACGGAAACCGCATGACCACCAAGCGCCGCGCCAGCCGACTGTCGCCAGAGGAACGCACCTCGGGAATCCTGGAAGCGGCGCGGGCGGTCTTTGCCGAACGCGGCTTTTCCGACACCGTGATGAGCGAGATCGCGGAACGCGCCGGCGTGGTCGAAGGCAGCATCTATCGCTATTTCCGCAACAAGCGCGAATTGCTTTTCCGCATGGCGGAGGAATGGTTCGAAGAAATGATCGCCGGAGACGAAACGACCCTGCGGGCGGTTTCGGGCAGCCGCAATCAGCTCCGGTTCATCGTGCACCGCCATCTTCAGTCGATCCACGACCACCCCGACCTCAGCCGTCTGGTGTTCCAGCACCTGCGCCCTGAACCCGACTACCGGGACACCCGGCTGTTCGCGCTGAACCGCGAATACGCCGCGAGGGTGGTCGATGTGGTCAGCCGCGGAATCGCCAGCGGCGAGATCAGGCAGGGCGTCTCGCCCTCACTGGTGCGCGACATCATCTTCGGCAGCATCGAACACCGGACATGGGCCTTCCTGCGCGACGAGGGCGACTTCGACGTGGACCGGCTGGCGGACGAGGTGGTCTCTCTGGTCTGGGAGGGGCTCGCGGCCGCACCGGGAGAGCAGGACATGCGCGAGATCCTTGGGCGGATCGAAGGTCACCTCTTGCGGGAGTGAGCCGGCTTGCGGGGTCGTCGCATCATGCGCCCCCGCGCCGTCAAAGCACGGGACCGATCGTGGCAATGACATTGTTCCAGATGCGCCGGTGCCGCGGCCATGCCGAAACCTGATCCAGGGTCACCGGATCCGATCCGGCGACATAGTGCTGCTGGCGCTCCCGGACGGCACGCGTCACATCCTCGTCCTGCAGCAGGATATTGTTCTCGTAATTCAGATCGAAGCTGCGCAGATCAAGGTTCGACGATCCGACGAGGGCCACCTTGCCATCCACCGTCAGCGTCTTGGCATGCAGAAGACCGCCCTTGAATTCATGTATCTCGCATCCTGCCGACAGAAGCCTGCGATAATAGCTCCGACTGGCGGCCGCGACGAACCAGCTGTCGTTGACCTTGGGAAAGATCAGCGTCACGGCAACGCCGCGATGCGCGGCGGAACACAGGGCTTCCAGAACCGTCGCGTCCGGGACGAAATAAGGGGTCGAAAGCATCAGGTCTTTCCGGGCACATCCGATGAGAGCGGAGAAGAGCTGCGGAGTGGCGCCGCGTCTTTCGGTCGGCCCGTCCCCCATCACCTGTGCCGCAAAGCCGCCTTCGATCGGGTATGAGGCCAAGGTGAACCGGTCGAGGTTGTCCCCGGTCGCCTGCATCCAGTCGCTCAGGAACAACAGTTCGTTCTGTGCGACAATCGCCCCTTCGAACCGCAGCATGATATCGACCCAAGGTGCGTATCTGGCTTTGACAAGGAACTCGGGATCGGCGGAGTTCCGGCTGCCGCAATAGGTGATCCTGCCGTCGATGACCGTGATCTTGCGATGATTGCGCAGATCGATGCGACTGGTCAGCATCGTGCGAAGCGGCTTGTCCATCGGCAACGCCACGGCCAGCCGGACACCCGCATCTTCCATCTCCTGCCAAAGCGGTGACTTGATCAGGCCCCGCGATCCGAGGCCATCCGCCATCGCCCGGCATGTCACGCCGCGCCGTGCCGCCCGCATGAGAGCCTGCGCCACATCCGTGCCGGTCCGGTCGTCCAGCCAAATGTAGTAGAGCACGTGGACATGGCTTTGGGCCGCGTCGATATCCGCGATCAGCTGCGCGTTCGTGGCCGCCGCATCGGTCATCAAATCCGCGCGGCTTCCGGCGACCGGATGAAACCCGTTGATCGACCCCGCATAGCGAAAGGCGGTCAGGTAGAGCGGATCGATCAGTCTTTCGGTCTCCTCCGGCGCTCCCATCAGATGCGACGCCTTGCTGCGGATCTGGTCGAAAACCTCCTTGTGACGTCTGTTCGCGCGGTTCCCGAGGTCGATCTCGCCGAACAGGAAATAGATAAAGCTGCCGACATAGGGCAGCACGGCCAGGATGATGAACCACGCCAGCCGCGCCTGCGGCGACAGATCATCGCGCAGCAGAATGCGCAGCGTGAACCCGATGACGATCAGCACATGAAGTGCGAGCAACAGCGTCGCCATCAGTGCGCCTTGGTCGATGAAATGGCGGCAACAAGGGGCATAGGCGTCAGACGATCCGAAGTTGGGAGCAATATCAATGTATTATCGGTGATAATCCCGCCTCGCCAGCCTTTTCGAGGCGCCAGCGGCCGTCATAAGTTCGGAACACGAAGGCGAGCGACACGCGAAAGGTCATTCGGTGTCGAAGTCCAGCACGATCGGCAAGTGGTCCGAGGCCCGCGCCGCGAGGGCCGAACGGTGCACGCGCGCCGCGCCCGTGCGCAACGGCCCGAAGATCAGGAAGCGGTCAAGCGCCGCCACCGGCCGCGCGCTGTGAAAGCTCTTGCCCGGAATGATCGCGCGCGCCCCGGCGGGGACATCGCCATTGCGCCATTCATTGAAATCGCCGGCAACGATGAGCGGCGTCCGCGCTGCCGCACCATGCGCCCCAAGCACCGCCATCTGGCGCCGCCGGACAGACCCCGTCAGCGCGAGGTGAACGCCGATCACCCCAAGCCCGGGCCGGTCGAACTGGGCGCGCACCGCCCCGCGCGGCTCAAGCGCCGGCAGCTCCACCCGACCGGTGTCGGCCAGCGACAGCGCGTCCCGGTAAAGGATGACGTTGCCGTGCCAGCCGTGGCTGTCCGGTCGCAGGGCCACGTCCGCGATACGGTAGCCCGCCCGGGCCAGGTTGCCCTTGGCCAGCACACCGGCCCGCCGCCCGACCCGCTTGTCGGCTTCCTGCAAGACCACGATGTCGGCATCGATCTCGGCCAGCACCGCGAGGATTCGCGCGGGGTCGCGGCGCCAGTCCAGCCCGACTGCCTTGCGGATATTGTAGCTGGCGAGCCTCATTGATCGCGCGCTGCGTTGCAACAAGGTGGCGCCGGGGCCGCTGCGGCGGCGAAGTCACGAAAGGCGGTCTGGCACACGGGCATCTGCTCATCTCTTGCCGAAGGGTTGAGCGGAGGATGATAGTGCAGCCGGGCCGCGCGGGAAATGCGCTTTCGCCCGCCCTACGGCGACGGTCCCCGACCGCTGCGCCTTTTCAGCCAGAGCCGGCTTGCGCCGGTTGCCCCGTGATACCCGCATCGTCCAGCTGTTCCCGCTCTGGCAGATCTGCAAGCGATGTCATGTCGAAGGCCACCAGGAACTGCTCGGTCGTCACGAACGTATAAGGCGCGCCGCGCTGCGGAGACCGGGGCCCTGTCCCGATCAGGTCCCGCCCATGCAGCCGCCCGATCAGGTCGCGACTGATCTCCTTCCCGAAGATGTCCTTCAGCCCGTCGCGCGTGATCGGCTGGTGATAGGCGATGGCCGCCAGAACCGCGACGTCGAATTCACTCAGATCGAGCAGCTGGCCCCCGACGTCAGCCGCTGCGCGGACCGCAGGGGCGTAGGCGGGGCGCGTCCGGAACATCCAGCCGCCCGCCACCTGCGCAACCTCGAAGGCCCTTCCCTCCAGACTGGCGGCGAGGTCCTCGACCAGCAGCTCAACCGGGGCCCCTTGCCCTACCACGCGGGCCAGGTCCTCGCGCGACACCGGCGAGGCAGAGGCAAAGAGCACCGCCTCGATCCGCTGCATCCACTCGCGCCAGCGCACCTCCGGCGGCAGGTCGGCCAACTCCCGGTCGAGGTCCGGTTCCCGGCGTGCCCTTGCCATCCCTACACCCCGTAGAGCCGGAAGGTATCGCGTCCCGTCAGTTCGCGCACGGCGCCGAGGGTCACCAGCCGGTCGCAGAGCCGCCGCGCGGCGCGGTCCGGCAGGGGCAGGGCCATGGGTGCCACGGCATCGCGGGTCAGGAACATCTCCACCGCATCACCCGCCTTCTTGGCCCGCAGTTTCGGTGCCACCGCTTTCAAATGCGCCACCCGCCGCGCAAGGTCGGCGGCCTGCCGACCGGCCTCGATTGCAGAAGAAATGAGGGCGTGGTGACAGGCCATTGCAAGGTCGTCCCCGCGTTTGCGAAGGTCGGGGCGTTTCAGGCCGATGGCCAGAAGCGGCACCAACCGGTCCCATCCGAGCGCAAGGGCAAGAGCCGCATCCGCGAGGATCAATGCCGCCACATCGGCACGCGGCGCTTCGGTCAGCACCGTCTCCAGTACCGTCGCGGCGCGTCCCACGGGGCTTCCCCGCACATCGAGCAGGCCCGCAATCCGTTCGGCCTCAATCGAGCCTGATGCGCGGTGCAGGGCCTTTGGGGTCAATGGCCCACCAACGGCACCTCGCCATTTCTGATGGATCTCCCCCGCCGGGCCGGGCAGATCGCCGGGCCGGGCCAGATGGACCGCATCGCGCAAGTCCCCTGCCCGCTCCGGCCGTCCGGAAAACGCCACGCACGCCTCGGCCGCACCCAGGGCCAGCCGCTCCCGCAACAACGCGTGGGGGACATCGCCGCGGCCCAACACAAGATGCAGGTGGTTCAGCGCCGCGCCCGACAAGAAAGCCACATCTTCAATGGTTTCCGCGCATGCGGAGGTGACCCAAGGGGCCATCCGGGGTAGCGTATCGAAACTGTCGGCAGCATATGTCATGCCACAAGCCTAGTCCGCCGCGGCGCTTTCGTCCACAATACGATGCGCAAACCGCCGCAGCCAGTGGCAGCAGTAAATTCAGGGCACCCACAAGGCTGATTATTTGATAAATTGTGCCAGCCAAGGCGACCCCAAGCGGACTCGCGACAATGCGAACGATCAAACCCAGTCACATCCGTCACGAACAACCATGGGTCACGGGCGAAATCGCGTTCGGACTGTCTGACCCCGCCGCCGCATGGGCCCGCCTACAACACTGTTATCCACGCGGCCGCCAAAATTTAACGCAACAGGCCCCTAATTCGACACCGAGGCATTTACTGTCCTGTGCGTGATCTCCTGGCCGGTGTTCCGGTCTATCAGGACGGGCGCGATAGGATCACCCGTTTCGCGCGAGAGCAGACTGACTGAAGGCTCGCCATCCGGTGGAACGTGCGTATCTGCCCAGTCGATCAGTGTCACCAGCAGCGGATAGAGCGCTTTGCCCCGGTCGGTCAGGCGGTACTCGTGACGCAGCGGGCGCTGTTGGTAGGCGTCGCGGCGCAAGACGCCTGCCGCTTCGAGTTTGCGCAGCCGGTCGGTCAGAACGTGGCGCGTTATGCCAAGCCGCTCCTGCATCTGTTCAAACCGGCGTATCCCAAGAAAACAGTCCCGCAGGACCAGCATGGTCCAACGGTCGCCCACGACGGACAGGCCACGCGCGACGGGGCAGGCATTCTTGTGAAGGTCGTTCCATTTCATGCCCACGTCATAGCAAGGATTGACAGGTTCTGAAAGAGAACTTACGCAGGTAAGGTTCCAAAAAGGAATGGACTGACCGATCGTCCGGGAATGAGCGTATCTCGACGGCGGTCAAGCATAGGTGGCGGACACATGAGCAATATCGAGAGCGCGCCGACATTGCGCGATGCGGCACCCACTCTTGCAGGTGCGGCGGCCATCGCGCGTGCGTCGCGCACACGGCTCATGCTTGAGGCGCCCATTGCATCCACGCTGGCGAAACTGGCAGCCCCGAACGTGCTTGCGATGTTCGTGCAAGCCGCCCAGAGCATTTCAGAGGCCTATTTCGCCAGCCTGCTTGGCATTACGGCACTTGCCGGGCTGGCCTTGGT contains:
- a CDS encoding 2-hydroxychromene-2-carboxylate isomerase, whose protein sequence is MASSGSDRDALTFFFDFASPYAYFAFDRVIALAEEHAVPLHLRPALVWAILKEQGIPPPLDSPARDAYFRADMPRSAAFHGVAYNHPPDMPISAHLAAQLWLGHPEAVRIDLARRIFRARFVDGRDIRDRNTLVALSGALGTSQADALSFMDADTNRADLARGVADAVAAGAPGIPFLIWRGEGFFGADRLPQLRWRLEHTLT
- the scpB gene encoding SMC-Scp complex subunit ScpB; amino-acid sequence: MARARREPDLDRELADLPPEVRWREWMQRIEAVLFASASPVSREDLARVVGQGAPVELLVEDLAASLEGRAFEVAQVAGGWMFRTRPAYAPAVRAAADVGGQLLDLSEFDVAVLAAIAYHQPITRDGLKDIFGKEISRDLIGRLHGRDLIGTGPRSPQRGAPYTFVTTEQFLVAFDMTSLADLPEREQLDDAGITGQPAQAGSG
- a CDS encoding winged helix-turn-helix transcriptional regulator — translated: MKWNDLHKNACPVARGLSVVGDRWTMLVLRDCFLGIRRFEQMQERLGITRHVLTDRLRKLEAAGVLRRDAYQQRPLRHEYRLTDRGKALYPLLVTLIDWADTHVPPDGEPSVSLLSRETGDPIAPVLIDRNTGQEITHRTVNASVSN
- a CDS encoding DUF1403 family protein is translated as MTYAADSFDTLPRMAPWVTSACAETIEDVAFLSGAALNHLHLVLGRGDVPHALLRERLALGAAEACVAFSGRPERAGDLRDAVHLARPGDLPGPAGEIHQKWRGAVGGPLTPKALHRASGSIEAERIAGLLDVRGSPVGRAATVLETVLTEAPRADVAALILADAALALALGWDRLVPLLAIGLKRPDLRKRGDDLAMACHHALISSAIEAGRQAADLARRVAHLKAVAPKLRAKKAGDAVEMFLTRDAVAPMALPLPDRAARRLCDRLVTLGAVRELTGRDTFRLYGV
- the cls gene encoding cardiolipin synthase is translated as MATLLLALHVLIVIGFTLRILLRDDLSPQARLAWFIILAVLPYVGSFIYFLFGEIDLGNRANRRHKEVFDQIRSKASHLMGAPEETERLIDPLYLTAFRYAGSINGFHPVAGSRADLMTDAAATNAQLIADIDAAQSHVHVLYYIWLDDRTGTDVAQALMRAARRGVTCRAMADGLGSRGLIKSPLWQEMEDAGVRLAVALPMDKPLRTMLTSRIDLRNHRKITVIDGRITYCGSRNSADPEFLVKARYAPWVDIMLRFEGAIVAQNELLFLSDWMQATGDNLDRFTLASYPIEGGFAAQVMGDGPTERRGATPQLFSALIGCARKDLMLSTPYFVPDATVLEALCSAAHRGVAVTLIFPKVNDSWFVAAASRSYYRRLLSAGCEIHEFKGGLLHAKTLTVDGKVALVGSSNLDLRSFDLNYENNILLQDEDVTRAVRERQQHYVAGSDPVTLDQVSAWPRHRRIWNNVIATIGPVL
- a CDS encoding TetR/AcrR family transcriptional regulator encodes the protein MTTKRRASRLSPEERTSGILEAARAVFAERGFSDTVMSEIAERAGVVEGSIYRYFRNKRELLFRMAEEWFEEMIAGDETTLRAVSGSRNQLRFIVHRHLQSIHDHPDLSRLVFQHLRPEPDYRDTRLFALNREYAARVVDVVSRGIASGEIRQGVSPSLVRDIIFGSIEHRTWAFLRDEGDFDVDRLADEVVSLVWEGLAAAPGEQDMREILGRIEGHLLRE
- a CDS encoding endonuclease/exonuclease/phosphatase family protein, with the translated sequence MRLASYNIRKAVGLDWRRDPARILAVLAEIDADIVVLQEADKRVGRRAGVLAKGNLARAGYRIADVALRPDSHGWHGNVILYRDALSLADTGRVELPALEPRGAVRAQFDRPGLGVIGVHLALTGSVRRRQMAVLGAHGAAARTPLIVAGDFNEWRNGDVPAGARAIIPGKSFHSARPVAALDRFLIFGPLRTGAARVHRSALAARASDHLPIVLDFDTE